The sequence CGCTACCCAAGACTTTCAAGGATGCAATTGCCGTCACTCGCAAGCTTGGGTATCGGTACATCTGGATCGATTCACTCTGCATCATTCAGCACAATGTTGAATGCTGGATAAAGGAGGGCTCGCAGATGTGTCAGATCTATGAAAACTCACTTGTCACTCTCGCTGCCGCTTCTTCGCCGAGCGGTCAAGGTGGTCTATTCTACAACTCTCCAAAGATCGAAATAACTGGCACCATCCCCGAATCCGGCCAGGAGTATCGACTCTTTGCACGGTTCAACTTTAATCACCGATTCTTTGACTATCCTCTGATGAACCGCGCATGGGTCATGCAGGAACGTCTTCTCTCGCCCCGAACTCTATACTTCACGAGCCAGGAGCTTGTATGGGAATGCCGTTCTCGCAACGTTTGTCAGTGTTCGCCTATTCTAGGTGGCTTTCGAGCCCAGGTTTACGGGTTCCCGGACAACTCAAAACTTCAGCCCACCGAAGCTCACCTGGACACTTCTGCTCTCATCTCGAAATGGTATGAGGTGGTTGAGATTTATACGCAACTCAAGTTGTCGCATCCAGGTGACAAACTGATGGCTATCGACGGTATTGCGCAGTACATGGCTCCGATGCGCGAGAGTCAGCACTTTGCTGGTCTGTGGGCAGACTCTTTCGTGCCTGATCTCGCCTGGGCAACTAACCCATTTGACGAGGAAAGATCGCGGGTGCCTGAGTGGCGCGCGCCGACATGGTCCTGGGCCTCCCTAGAAACCAAGATCATTTGGTATTGCAAGAAGACACCAAGCGCTCCCGAAGCTCACTTCAGCGTCGAGAAATGGCCCCAGCACGGCGAAGGGATACAGCCATGGACGGAATCTTGCCAGGACTCCCAGATCGTTCTTCGCGGTATTCTTGTCGAAACAACAGTGGCAGAGGCAGACGCGGTTGTCAATTCATCTCCATGCTTGTACCAAGATTGTGCAGAATGGGTTCCTTCGGGCGAAAACACTCAAGATGACGAGCCGTTGTACTGCCTACGGCTACTAGAGGCCGAAGATCTTCTCTGCTCCCTCGTGCTGAGGAAATCGGAATCTCAAGGCCAGGCATTGTATCAGCGACATGGGTTGTTGCTGTTTCAAGCTAACCCAAAGAATGAGAATGAAATCTGGAATACCAGGGACAAGCCGAGGAGCAGATGGGATAGGGTAAAGCCCCGGGCTGGATTTCCTTCATGGTGGGTTGGGGGTGATTTGACCAGTGTTACTATCATTTAAAGGGACTTTCCTTTGTAAATTCAAGGCGATTCTAGCTCTAGGCTTTTGTTCCCTCTTTAATCAAATGGTTAtgcgagacgagacgactCATATCTAAACACTTGAGGTTTCTTGATTAAGTGCATCACAACCTGTGTATGCACATATGCTCATCTACTTTGGGTCACACTTTTTCCGTCAAGTTACATGGTTTTCGGCCCCCAAATAGGACATTGATCAATAAACCCTGCCATGGTTTCTCCCGGACGTGCCAAGACTGTCATTACGAATCTACCGGCTTAGCCAAGCACGGCCCTCTTGGTAAAACAGCTTGCATGCTGATCACTTCTTGGCTCTATGATAGGATGGAGTTCTAGAAAACTTGGCATGTGCCCGTACATAGGGTTGGTCATATTAGTCGCAATGGTGACGAGTGTCTGTTTGTGTGCTTTCTTACCCACTCACACGGAAGCCGAATTATATCGGCATCAGCAATCCGTCCTAATTTGACACCCTGCGTAAGCTATTCAGTGAATATTTGTCGCTGGTCCTCAGGAGATTCCGATTAATGTACAGCAGTCACCTCACCTGGGTCTTGTTCAGATCTGGTGTCCATGTGCCATGCCTTGAGCCACGCCTTGAGTGGACCACCGGAACATGGCAGCACCACCAAATGAGTCCTTGGGGGTAGCATGACCAAAGGCGTAGATCACCAAtcaatttatataaactctAGATTATCAAAATCAAGATAGTCATTTATGATCCTTTGAAAAGGGTCGAAACAATACCAGCAAACATACACACATGGGCGTGATGTCCTGGATTCGCTCGGCACGACCAACTACCCTAGACCACCTCATTTGAATACAAATGCACGTGGAAAACAATGAAAGAGTGTAGCACATGCAACAGCATGCGCTCGTGAGAAGCACTCTCATGGCAACTATGGTGAGTATAGAAATCGAATAGAGAGGGAAACGCAAGTAAAATGTCTTGTGCGGCCAAAAGCCTCCATCGGAGATCAAGTTCACCAGCCACAATGACGAGCCACACCCACCGACCGCACCTCTTCGACAAACGGGGATCAAGGTTATTTTGAGGTTAAAACTCTGGTTTAAGCCTGTTTTGAGAATTAAATCGATGAATCGAATTTTTTACACGTCGTTTTCCACCTTCTTTTTCGTATTTGTGATTTACGTAACCAAGAGTTCTCGACGTCGGCATGGGCCGTGGCTGCAACATTCTTGCATCACCACAAAGAACCAATCTCCACGTTCATTGTTTTGACAATCGCCTAACATTTTCTCTCTGAATACTGCAGTGTACAAGATATTTGTTGTCAAAAACAAGCCACAGCAGCAGGTCCcagatcaaggccaagccgcGATCCCCGTGCCGCTAGGAGAGCAGGTTGCGACTTATGATTGGTCGACTCGGCACCAAACTGCCGCGCGGAAAGCCCCCTCGGCATGAATCTGCCGTCCAAGGCCCGCGTTTCCTGGAAATGAGCTTGATCAATGACGTCGCCGCGTAAGGGGGATGCTACCGAAACAAGCACAGAGTGTAGATGGCACGCGAGTAGCGTGTTGCAGAAGGGACGGTTTCGACGTTGTGTAGTAACTGATCATGACGATGGTGACGTCAGGTTGCGAGTCAACAAGTGAAATCATCATCTACAATGCGAATTTATAGAAGAACAGCTTCCATTCTCAAGTCAGGACTAGACAAGCTTAACGAATAACTTCTACATCAAGTTGATTGTATAGTCAACCTGTTCACGGTTGGCCATCATTCCAGCCTCCATCCAACCAACATCGCCAGCTTCGCCAACATGGGCTTCTTCAACAGGTCCAAGTCGCCGCACCCGGCCGGCACCTCGACCAGACGCGAAAAGCGCGTTCACGATCCGCTGCCAATGTCGAGGCGACCGACTTTCGGTCAGTGGCTCAAGTGCACCTGGCTGGATATTCTCACCATGATTTGCATGGGTGCTGTTGGCCTTGGTGTAAGTCATCCTCCAGCTCTTAACCATCTCCTCTAACAGTCATTGCCTAGGTTTACGAAGCCAAGCCTGCTCCCTCGAGATCATTCCCCGTTACATTTTCCGACGGCGAGATCGTCTTTCCCGAATTTGGATACCCTCTTCGCGACGAGATCATCCCCATCTGGCTGGCCGCCTTCCTTGCCAGCATCATCCCCATTTTCATCATTCTTGTGATGCAGATCCGCATTCGATCTTTCTGGGACGTCAACAACGCTGTCATCGGTCTTCTTTATTCTCTCATCTGCGCCGCCGTCTTCCAGGTCTTTGTCAAGTGGCTCATCGGTGGTCTGCGACCTCATTTCCTCGAAGTGTGCAAGCCGGATCTCTCACGTGCAACCAACCAGGGTTACAATGAGAAGGGCTTCCTCAAGCTCTACTACACACGAGAGATTTGCACTGGTGACCCTGATCAGATCGATGACAGTCTTGAGTCGATGCCTAGTGGCCACACCACTGCCGCCTTTGCTGGCTTCGTCTATCTGTACCTGTACCTCaacgccaagctcaaggtcttTTCCAACTACCACCCGTCCATGTGGAAGCTTATGGCCATCTACGCTCCTATTCTAGGTGCCTGCCTCATTGGTGGAGCTCTCACCATCGACGAATTCCACAACTGGTACGATGTTTTCGCAGGCGCCGTCATTGGCACTGTCATGGCCTTCTCAGCATACCGCATGACATATGCCGCTATCTGGGACTGGAGATACAACCACATCCCTCTCAACCGCGGTGCTCCTTTTATGTATGCTGACGGTCGAGCTGAGTTGATCGATGCGGTCTTTACACACAGAGCTGGCTGGGGAACTCATGGCGGAAGTGCCGTTGGACATGGATACAAgggcgatggaggagagggtATGCATAGAAATGGTTATCATCACTCGTCCCACATTCCTCGACGGCCTGTTGGCAATGGTGCAAGGGCTGAGGATATGGTGTGAGAGATTGAAGAACGGTTGCCTACTTGTCACGGCCTACAGAATACGACTTTGAATGAATCTTCatgtatttttaattataagacgTTGGAAGCATCCAAATTTCAATAAGCATGTTTTCATACATAAACCCCTGAGAACAGATCTCCTAAAACTCGCGGTGCAACTAGAGCCTCAGGAGAGATCCTTCTTTGGTATGCATGATGCTACCTGTGCATCCACCCTGACCTTGAGGACTCGGAGTCAAGGAATTGGTGCCGTCATTGTCCGGACTTCTAGCAACTTGCTAGACCTGATGAAACATTCAAAATCACGATCAAGGGACTTTGTGGTGTTCTTGGCAGCTATTGAATTAATCCCTACACTCTGGGGATGAAACATGTCAAAGATCCATCCACTCGGCAGAGTGCTCCCCTCCCTATCTCATCCAAGCCAAATCGTTCAAGACGAACCCCAATTACTGACAGGAGCAGGCGACTTTGAGTTTACTATCCAACCCCTCATCATTTATCATCCTTGGAGGAGTTGTCTCCCTCCAAAGCCCACGCCTCCCCTGCCTTGGTCAGGGCGTGGCTCCTATTCACTCATCGAGCCCGAGCTGGAAATGCTGCCCATACTAcccttcttgctctttcTCTTCGCGGCGAGCAtctcagcttcttctttagCGATCTGGGCGTCGACCATAGCGCCTCGCGAGGGTTTATTTCCGTTTCGCATGGCCTGTTGGTAGGAGCATGCTGTTAGCAACTGCACAGAGCTCTACCACAAAGAGATAGCAATTATAATGAAACATCACTTACCGCAAACCCAGGTTCATTCTTCATTCGTTCTTTGACATGCTCTTGGATCTGGAAGTAGAAATCGTTAGTTACTTGAGAATCATTACACCGTAATGCTATGTGAAATACGCACGTCTCTCTCTGCCAGTTCATTCatgatcttgttcttgtccaCTAAACCTTGGTTAGTACAACACTTCCATGGCCCACCAGGAGCTCTTCCAGGCATACAATATCCATCTGTGTTGATTTGGTGCAGGTTCCCCTCCTTGTGAACTGCAGCCGCACTGTAGTGCTGCTGGTCACCAGAGTCGTAACTCTGGGGGTATCCGACGTTTGAGCCGTGTggcatgttgatgttgttcaAGGCGTATGCGTGATTGAGTGTTTCGAAAATGGGCTTCTTCAGTCAAAGAATAgacaaagatgaagaagggggGAGCAATTGGCATTCTTCTGATCTGTATAAGTACTCCTCATCAGCTGTCAGATCTTGAATACCTCATCATGTCAGCGTCATAAAACTCAAAATGTCAGCTCGGCGTCTACGGGGTAAACGTCATCCCATAGGGTTACGGATAGTGACAGTTTGCGGGGTAAGCCATTCTCTGGACTTTTGACAATAACCGAGGTGAGTATCGCCCTGTGCGGTACAGTGCAGTAAAATGCCTTTCCTTTGAGTGGCCCGACCTGAAGATCGTGAACGGGAGGTGGTCACTGTTTCAAGCTGACTTGCTAAGACGGATGCGGTCCTTGTCGGTTTTCTGTTCCTGACCCGCGTCAGAACCAACCTCAGGGCAACAAGGGCGATAGTAGTAATTCTAATTTGTTCTCGTCGCTACAGGCATCATTGTTGATATCAAAACGGAACATTGAAGGGCCGTTTAATCCATGCCGGCCATTTCTCACCGTGCGTAGGCCTGTGAAAAATGACGCGTCTCCAACCAACACCTATTAAGGAGACAGGGTGAGTTCCAAGCTTGAAGCGCCATGAGCTGTGTTTCAAATCATCTCTTTGTTTCTGtattctctcttcttttgCTTTGGCTCTGCCTGTTCGGCGTACGCGCTACTGGAGCTATGGAGGGCCATGACGGGTCCAACCTTTACAACGGGCAAAAGCCGATTGCCAACGACGAATCGCTTTCTCCCGAATCTCTTGCCCAAAATAAAGCTTCGATGGATTCTCTAGCTGAACAAGAGCTTTTCGAGAATGACTATGCTCAGTCACTACAAAAACTGATGGACGATCCTAATCGGTGGCATATCCATTCAACAGACTCGGGTCCAAAAGTCAAATTCGAGTTCCTTCGCATGCCTAGTGAAAACCCGGATTCTTTGATCAATGCTATACGATTTAGTTCTGATGGAAAGTACATCGCTATCGGTGCGATGAACGCCGCCTACATTTACGACGTTGAGAGTGGAGACAAAACGTGTACTTTGAGGCACAATTCGACAGAGGGCACACCGAAGACGCTGCTGGTGAGGGGAGTTGCTTTCACTGCCGATAGCAAGAGGTTGATTACTGCCTGTGAAGACTCGCTTATAAGGGTATGGGGTTCTAAGATAAAATGCGGTGGCTGCATTAGCTGATCGAAGGGGACTGCAGGTCTGGGACATTGCATCAGCCACTGTGAGCAGCACGTACTCAGGCCATCTGAGCGAAATATATGCCCTGGACATCTCCAAAGATGGCCATATGATCGTGTCAGGGAGTGCTGATCGCACGGTCCGGTTGTGGGATACTGAGTCGGGTTCAGAAATTGCCCACTTCACGTTCCCAGATACGCCTGTGAGCGTGGCCATCTCATCCGACCCTGCTATGCTCGTGGCTGGTTCATTAGACGGCACCTTAAGTTTTTGGCCTATACAGGGTATCAAGTCGGACGACGAGCCGAAAAATAGGTTTCAAGCCCACAAAGGCAGTGTTCATTCAGTTGCCATCTCGAAGCATAACCTCTTAGTGTCTGGTAGCGAGGACAACACTGTACGACTATGGCCTCATGATCCGAAAAATGGTGTCAAGCAGCTCAAGCACAAGGTAAGATTCCGAGACAGGCATGAACCATGATGGGCTTACATGAACCATAGGGCATAGTAACGGGTGTGGACGTGACAAGCGATGGACGATGGGTTTTGTCAGTTTCACCGGCACAAGAGTTGTACATATCAGATACGGAGACTAGCGAGATCCGCACCGTCATCCATGATCATAGCCATCTATGGCTTTCGTTTGCGGTTGCGGCGAGCCCATCTGGACGACATTTTGCAACTGGCGGAGGAGGTGACTTTCAGGTCTGGTCCTACAGTGACAACTGACAAGACCTCGGTTAGCGACCCGCTTAGTTGCCTGTTGAATGGCATGCCCATTCTTAGCCTTGGCAGCTTATATCGTACATGAAAGTGCAACATAGACAAGGGTCTAAGCCCCAACGTGTGGATTGCATCGCCACATTCTATCCGTAATATCAACTTGCGAATAGCTCCTGTGAAAGTCCTCCTTCGTTCTTTGTTCATACAAGTCACTCAAATAAACACCATCCTTATCCTCGCAATGGATTCTGAGACGTTCACCTACACCGAAATCCCCCAAGGTGGATTCTTCCGCCTGCTCAAAATCTACGCAGGCTCCGCCAACGACCCGCTTGTATGCGACCTCTTCATAGCCGAGATAGACACGGCTCCTCCATATACGGCTCTTTCTTACGTATGGGGTGATCCAACAAAGAGCGCAGAAATCATTTGCTCCGACCATATTTGTCGCATCGGACAGAGTCTTTCAGATGGACTGCGTCGTATGCGCGATGCCGACGAGGACCGGATCGCATGGGCTGATGCTATCTGCATCAATCAGAATGACAATATTGAGAAGGGTCATCAGGTCGACTTGATGGGTGTTATCTACGACAAAGCCCGAGATGTCCTCGTTTGGCTGGGCCCAGACACTACAGGCTCTGCTGAGGAAGCATTCCGGTGCATACgaaccatcaacaacaagatcTATACAAAGACAGACCTAGAGGAGTTCATTCCCACCAAGGAAGAGATGCCCTACACCTACCTTGCTATGAAACCCGAAGGCGCCTCAGAGTATACAGACCTGACAGGAAACCGATACGGCAGGCGGTCCGTCCTCCCCTCCGTCTTCGGTGCCAACGGCAAAGACTGCATCGGAAGACTTTTTAGTCTCACCTGGTTCTCCCGTGTGTGGATTCTCCAGGAGGTCGGCATCGCTACTGAGGCGACAGCCTTCTGGGGCGATTCAAGCATCGACTTTGCAGAGATTGCCGAATTCATCTACAACACCTTCTTCAGCGAGGAGATCAAACTTCTTGTTGGGCCTGAGACTGCGGCTATATTATCTGGTGCGCCTTTGTATGCCGTTTGGAACGTCTGGTCGACGTACGAGAAGCAGGGTAACTGGATGTACCGAAACCCGACACTTAGAGCCTTCCATGATCAGTTGGCTCTTCACTGTGATTTTGACTTTATGCTCGTCATGGAAGCCTCGCGGTATTTCAACGCGACAAACAAGCTAGATCACGTCTATGCTTTTCTGGGTCATCCCAAGGCGAAGAGGCCGGGAACGGATAGGACTTGGCTTCAGGCGAATTACTCGCTGAGTGTCGAGGAGCAGCACCGGTTGTTGGCAGTCAATATCGCCCAGCACTCGCTCAACTTTCTGGTCCAGGCCCACCATACCGAGGAGAGTTTGAGGTCCGAGTACGGACATCCTTCATGGATACCTCAGTGGGATAGAAAGATGCCCTCTCATGCAGACGCATTCTGGGAAGCCTGGGACGCCACTCTTCGAAAAGCAGAGCAAAAGCCATTCAAAGCCCAGGCTGACGGTAATAAGCTGACAGTCTCGGGCTATGTCATTGACACCATCGATCAGTTCACGCGAGCCATGGAAACCTCGGATTTCGACTCGCCCAAGGGGAGCGGTCACCTCATCGACCTATGCTGGGAGATTGCCGCGAAGAAGCCTTGTCCGTATCCAAAAGAGAAGGCCAACGAGGCCTTTGCTTCAACGCTCGTGTGCTACTACGACAGTAAAGGCGACGAAGCCGAAGATGGACGGAACCGTGTAGTAGAGCAATTTGCCGGCTACTGCCTGCGCCAAAATGAGGTCTTTTATGCAGCCCACCTCAAACCTGGACGAGGCTTCTGGTCCCTCGATACGGTTGTAAGAGTAGGCCATATGTTTGATCCAGCCTTCAAATCATACGGGACCAACAGGCGGTTCTTCAACACGGCTTCACACGGGTTCTGGGGGCTAGGGCCAAAGGCGATGCAGAAGGGGGATGTTTGTGTCTTGTTGTTCGGTGCCGATGTCCCGTTTGTGTTGAGGCCGACAGAGACAACTGGGGAGTTCAAGGTTGTTGGGGAGTGCTATATGTATAAGTTTATGGATGGTGAGGCTATCAAACAATGGCGGGATCGGAATCAGCCTCAGGAGGATTTTGTGTTGGTGTAGGTAGTATAGCTGCGAAACGCCTCTACTCTATATATACGAAGCACCCTAAAGCAATCCTTCAAACCTGCCTCGTTTTGTTTATCACCTTCACTCATTATCTTACAGCTCTTAAGGGAGGTCGAGTTAATATCTCTGAACCATGAGCGCCAAGAAACACCAAATGCCTCAACCCCTTGGTTTTGCAGCTGGAACAAGCACGGCTCTATCCGAATATCCCGTCGTATAAATAACGGCACACCCTAGACACCCGCGCCGCACAAATCCTCCTCGCTTACATGTGGATGATAATTAACATCCCTGTTCCTCAACCGTGTCAGCCTTGATTAGAGGGCCTCCTCGGTTCGAGGGTCAGGGTCCGGGGTTGTGCAGAATGAGCTGATGTGAGATGGTCACTCCCAAATGAGTCCGTGGCCACGGTGGTTTGATGTCTTGTCATTATGAATAAGAAATCTACATCTCGTGTCATCGAGGTTTGGGCTGTGAGCCCAGAAATATGTGATGGGCATGCCAGCCCGGAAATAGCCACCCAGTTATCCGTTGTCTTGGTAATCCCCTGCAAGCCGGTCCTACGTCTTTTGACGGTCCCCTGCCAATGTTCCCGCAGTCGATCGGTCGGTCGATGCGATATACTCCGAACGCCGTGAATGGTACATTTAATAAAACTTGAGGTCATGTTAGCATTGGTTCAATGTCGCGGCGAATAGCTCAACTTACCAGGTTCAATGCCCaaaggaggacaagaaggccaacCATGCGAACCTTCAGGTTGTTGGCCCAAGAAGACTTGGAAGGCATGTGCCGGGTAAGCGGCGTCAGGCTAGAGAGAAGCGAGCTGCTCATGAGAGGCTCAGCATCAGCCTTGTTCTCCAGATCGAACTGCTCGTCGTCCTGAGTCTCCGTAGTCCATTGAGCAGTCAGAAGCTTGACCATGCCGCCCGTGGCATCCGCGACGCGGGAGCTGATCCACAGGAAGATGGGAACAATGACAACAAGAGCCCTCCATCGGTCGCTGAGGAGGCCACCATCGCCGTGGAAGATGTCGAGAAGTAGAACGCCCTTGGTGTCGGCGGCCAGGAGGATATGGAACTGAAGGGTAAACGTCTCGAGGGAGCACTTGCCGAGCCAGCCGAAGGATCGAGAGTACCAAGTTCGGGCAACGGGAGAAATGTTGCGGGCGGCGATGAAACCCATGATGGGGATAAAAGAGAAGATGGGGTGCAGCTTGGTGTAgtcctgcttcttctcggcgTGGCTCACGGCGACCCACCAGTACACGGGCATGGAGAGAATACCAGCGATTCCAGCAATGCCATACGACTTGGTGAGGATCAGGTTGTAGGCCTTGGTTCGGACAGAGGCAATGCCCATGAGGATTCCGACGTAGACGATGATGCCATCCAGACCCAGGCGGAACTGCCACTCGTGGAGGTCCCAGTTAATTCGGAAGACGAGGCTCAGAGCGGCAAAGACCCATTCCAGAACAGGCGTCCAGAGCATCACTCCGGGGCAGATGGCGGCAGAGATGATGATCTTCACGACAAGGGCGT comes from Fusarium falciforme chromosome 11, complete sequence and encodes:
- a CDS encoding AcidPPc domain-containing protein — encoded protein: MGFFNRSKSPHPAGTSTRREKRVHDPLPMSRRPTFGQWLKCTWLDILTMICMGAVGLGVYEAKPAPSRSFPVTFSDGEIVFPEFGYPLRDEIIPIWLAAFLASIIPIFIILVMQIRIRSFWDVNNAVIGLLYSLICAAVFQVFVKWLIGGLRPHFLEVCKPDLSRATNQGYNEKGFLKLYYTREICTGDPDQIDDSLESMPSGHTTAAFAGFVYLYLYLNAKLKVFSNYHPSMWKLMAIYAPILGACLIGGALTIDEFHNWYDVFAGAVIGTVMAFSAYRMTYAAIWDWRYNHIPLNRGAPFMYADGRAELIDAVFTHRAGWGTHGGSAVGHGYKGDGGEGMHRNGYHHSSHIPRRPVGNGARAEDMV
- a CDS encoding HET domain-containing protein; this translates as MDSETFTYTEIPQGGFFRLLKIYAGSANDPLVCDLFIAEIDTAPPYTALSYVWGDPTKSAEIICSDHICRIGQSLSDGLRRMRDADEDRIAWADAICINQNDNIEKGHQVDLMGVIYDKARDVLVWLGPDTTGSAEEAFRCIRTINNKIYTKTDLEEFIPTKEEMPYTYLAMKPEGASEYTDLTGNRYGRRSVLPSVFGANGKDCIGRLFSLTWFSRVWILQEVGIATEATAFWGDSSIDFAEIAEFIYNTFFSEEIKLLVGPETAAILSGAPLYAVWNVWSTYEKQGNWMYRNPTLRAFHDQLALHCDFDFMLVMEASRYFNATNKLDHVYAFLGHPKAKRPGTDRTWLQANYSLSVEEQHRLLAVNIAQHSLNFLVQAHHTEESLRSEYGHPSWIPQWDRKMPSHADAFWEAWDATLRKAEQKPFKAQADGNKLTVSGYVIDTIDQFTRAMETSDFDSPKGSGHLIDLCWEIAAKKPCPYPKEKANEAFASTLVCYYDSKGDEAEDGRNRVVEQFAGYCLRQNEVFYAAHLKPGRGFWSLDTVVRVGHMFDPAFKSYGTNRRFFNTASHGFWGLGPKAMQKGDVCVLLFGADVPFVLRPTETTGEFKVVGECYMYKFMDGEAIKQWRDRNQPQEDFVLV
- a CDS encoding HET domain-containing protein, which translates into the protein MSPCKFCRGFAADDARGTLKQLYNAAENGCICCDAVQQAVRQLLPEASSPDLKYILWTTERRQRTDMLHPEDSSQWELNVRIEKEPFIIGHDILIHAVPELPSPWKSVPLFDDLPTSTDSDESSDFALSALKECLDNHSLCENAPDGFLPSRLVEVLETYVRVVDTHDLDPVQTKYLALSHCWGPPETITAQLNDETYEEYTKEIPAAALPKTFKDAIAVTRKLGYRYIWIDSLCIIQHNVECWIKEGSQMCQIYENSLVTLAAASSPSGQGGLFYNSPKIEITGTIPESGQEYRLFARFNFNHRFFDYPLMNRAWVMQERLLSPRTLYFTSQELVWECRSRNVCQCSPILGGFRAQVYGFPDNSKLQPTEAHLDTSALISKWYEVVEIYTQLKLSHPGDKLMAIDGIAQYMAPMRESQHFAGLWADSFVPDLAWATNPFDEERSRVPEWRAPTWSWASLETKIIWYCKKTPSAPEAHFSVEKWPQHGEGIQPWTESCQDSQIVLRGILVETTVAEADAVVNSSPCLYQDCAEWVPSGENTQDDEPLYCLRLLEAEDLLCSLVLRKSESQGQALYQRHGLLLFQANPKNENEIWNTRDKPRSRWDRVKPRAGFPSWWVGGDLTSVTII